In the Schistocerca gregaria isolate iqSchGreg1 chromosome 6, iqSchGreg1.2, whole genome shotgun sequence genome, one interval contains:
- the LOC126278196 gene encoding ethylmalonyl-CoA decarboxylase-like, protein MGIVIRTLRSIAKSLGMLKKQNKGPDTRYVNYYTGPEEDMTTIILSLSENGGGNITMEKDETTGLVMICINNPQKRNAFSGKMMVELHNAVTEIEKWKTGKGLILYGAEGHFCSGGDLSFARENCNPHAGFQMATIMTNTLHRLHNLPIMTVAVIEGAGALGGGAELAAACDFRLASTSAAGIGFVHGRMGIIPAWGGVTWLADVVGCHKALDLISSSQIVTPSKGIQTGIIDAIISDDNPLDDAREWLKARTRSDPEVIHAMKAAIRNVRELAYKTSLPVERRIFAPLWGGPANKLALQRNVKHKL, encoded by the exons GTCTATTGCAAAAAGTCTAGGGATGTTAAAAAAGCAAAATAAAGGCCCTGATACAAGATATGTTAATTATTATACAGGGCCAGAAGAGGACATGACAACAATCATTTTGAGTTTATCAGAGAATGGAGGTGGAAATATAACAATGGAAAAAGATGAAACAACAGGATTAGTGATGATATGTATAAATAATCCACAGAAAAGAAATGCTTTTAGTG GCAAAATGATGGTTGAGCTCCATAATGCAGTTACTGAAATTGAGAAATGGAAAACTGGAAAAGGGCTCATCCTGTATGGTGCAGAAGGGCATTTTTGTTCTGGTGGAGACCTCAGCTTTGCTCGAGAAAATTGTAATCCTCATGCAGGATTTCAGATGGCAACAATTATGACAAATACTCTCCACAGGCTACACAACCTGCCAATCATGACAGTTGCAGTAATAGAAGGAGCAG GTGCCTTGGGTGGAGGTGCAGAACTAGCAGCAGCCTGTGACTTTCGTCTTGCAAGTACAAGTGCAGCTGGAATAGGATTTGTTCATGGCCGCATGGGAATTATTCCAGCCTGGGGTGGAGTTACATGGCTTGCAGATGTTGTAGGGTGTCACAAGGCCCTTGACTTAATCTCGTCTTCACAAATAGTGACTCCATCTAAAGGCATACAGACTGGAATCATAGATGCCATTATCAGTGATGATAATCCGCTAGATGATGCAAGAGAATGGTTAAAGGCACGAACACGAAGTGATCCTGAAGTTATTCATGCAATGAAGGCAGCAATCAGAAATGTTAGAGAGTTGGCATACAAAACTTCACTTCCAGTTGAAAGAAGAATTTTTGCTCCATTGTGGGGAGGACCAGCAAATAAGCTTGCTCTCCAAAGAAATGTGAAACACAAACTGTAA